One genomic window of Staphylococcus hsinchuensis includes the following:
- the nucI gene encoding thermonuclease NucI, with translation MKNSKKIIAIVSLIIIVGVLFFQIINHSGPFKGNHTGTKDKKSMDRVHVDRVVDGDTFVAHDQQHHKLKVRLIGVDTPETVKPHTAVQPYGKKASNYSKSHLTNKNVYLEYDQEKHDQYGRTLAYVWMDKKNMYNQELIEKGLAREKYYAPNNKYRSLLEKEERHAQQKNINIWAS, from the coding sequence ATGAAAAATTCGAAAAAAATAATAGCAATTGTTAGTTTAATTATCATTGTAGGTGTATTATTTTTCCAAATTATTAACCATTCTGGTCCATTTAAAGGAAATCATACTGGCACAAAAGACAAAAAGTCAATGGATCGCGTTCATGTGGACAGAGTGGTAGATGGTGATACTTTTGTAGCGCATGACCAACAACATCATAAACTTAAAGTGAGACTCATTGGAGTTGATACACCTGAGACAGTGAAACCACATACAGCTGTTCAACCATATGGTAAGAAGGCGTCTAATTATAGTAAATCACATCTAACAAACAAGAATGTATACTTAGAATATGATCAAGAGAAACATGACCAGTATGGACGAACGTTAGCTTACGTGTGGATGGATAAAAAGAACATGTATAATCAAGAGTTAATTGAAAAAGGACTGGCTCGAGAAAAATACTATGCGCCGAATAATAAATATAGAAGTCTGTTAGAAAAAGAAGAACGCCATGCTCAACAAAAAAATATTAACATCTGGGCTTCATAA
- the glnA gene encoding type I glutamate--ammonia ligase, with product MPERTFSKEDIQKFAKEENVRYLRLQFTDILGIIKNVEVPVSQLDKVLNNEMMFDGSSIEGFVRIEESDMYLYPDLDTWVIFPWTAGQGKVARLICDVYKTDGTPFEGDPRANLKRVLDEMQELGYTDINLGPEPEFFLFKLDEKGEPTLELNDDGGYFDLAPTDLGENCRRDIVLELEDMGFDIEASHHEVAPGQHEIDFKYADAITACDNIQTFKLVVKTIARQHNLHATFMPKPLFGVNGSGMHFNVSLFKGDENAFYDPNGDMQMTDDAFHFLAGIMKNARGFTAVCNPLVNSYKRLVPGYEAPCYIAWSGKNRSPLIRVPSSRGLSTRVEVRSVDPAANPYLALAAILKAGLDGIKNKLEVPEPVNQNIYEMNREEREAVGIQDLPSTLYTAIKAMKDNESIKDALGNHIYNQFVNSKSIEWDYYRTQVSEWEREQYIKQY from the coding sequence ATGCCAGAACGTACTTTTAGTAAAGAAGATATTCAAAAGTTTGCTAAGGAAGAAAACGTAAGATACTTACGTCTACAATTTACAGATATTTTAGGTATCATTAAAAATGTAGAGGTTCCAGTAAGTCAATTAGATAAAGTATTAAACAACGAAATGATGTTCGACGGATCTTCAATTGAAGGTTTCGTTCGTATCGAAGAATCAGATATGTATTTATACCCAGATTTAGATACATGGGTAATCTTCCCATGGACAGCTGGACAAGGTAAAGTTGCGCGTTTAATCTGTGATGTTTATAAAACTGACGGTACACCATTCGAAGGTGACCCTCGTGCTAATTTAAAACGTGTTTTAGATGAAATGCAAGAATTAGGTTACACAGATATCAATCTTGGACCTGAGCCAGAATTCTTCTTATTCAAATTAGATGAAAAAGGTGAACCTACTTTAGAATTAAACGATGACGGTGGATACTTCGACCTTGCACCTACAGACTTAGGTGAAAATTGTCGACGTGATATCGTATTAGAATTAGAAGACATGGGCTTCGACATCGAAGCAAGTCACCACGAAGTAGCGCCTGGTCAGCACGAAATTGATTTCAAATATGCTGATGCAATTACAGCTTGTGACAACATCCAAACATTCAAATTAGTTGTAAAAACAATCGCGCGTCAACATAACTTACATGCAACGTTTATGCCAAAACCATTATTCGGTGTGAACGGTAGTGGTATGCACTTCAACGTATCACTATTCAAAGGTGATGAAAATGCATTCTACGATCCAAATGGCGACATGCAAATGACAGACGATGCATTCCACTTCTTAGCTGGTATTATGAAAAATGCACGTGGATTCACTGCAGTATGTAACCCACTTGTAAATTCATATAAACGTTTAGTACCTGGTTACGAAGCACCTTGTTACATTGCTTGGAGTGGTAAGAACCGTTCTCCATTAATTCGTGTACCATCTTCTCGTGGGTTATCAACACGTGTTGAGGTACGTTCAGTAGACCCAGCAGCTAACCCTTACTTAGCACTTGCAGCTATCTTAAAAGCAGGTCTAGACGGTATTAAAAATAAATTAGAAGTACCTGAACCAGTAAATCAAAACATTTATGAAATGAATCGTGAAGAACGTGAAGCGGTTGGTATCCAAGATTTACCTTCTACTTTATATACAGCAATTAAAGCTATGAAAGACAATGAATCTATTAAAGATGCATTAGGTAACCATATTTATAATCAATTCGTTAACTCAAAATCAATCGAATGGGATTATTACAGAACTCAAGTTTCTGAATGGGAAAGAGAACAATATATTAAACAATACTAG
- a CDS encoding MerR family transcriptional regulator produces MQSNDTLRRNMPVFSMSVVTKLSELSARQIRYYETHELIKPQRSEGNKRLFSLNDLERLLEIKSLIEKGFNMRGIKQIIHNEQEHLSDDEQLTRKKMIVEATQKPQREAIPINRGDLSRFIKK; encoded by the coding sequence ATGCAGTCCAATGATACATTAAGACGAAATATGCCTGTCTTCTCTATGAGTGTTGTCACAAAGTTAAGCGAATTATCTGCGAGACAAATTCGTTACTATGAAACACATGAACTAATTAAACCTCAACGTTCAGAAGGGAATAAACGACTTTTTTCATTAAATGATTTGGAACGCCTTTTAGAAATAAAAAGCCTCATTGAAAAAGGCTTTAATATGAGAGGCATAAAACAAATCATACATAATGAACAAGAACATCTCTCTGACGATGAACAACTAACACGGAAAAAAATGATAGTAGAAGCTACACAGAAACCGCAACGAGAAGCGATTCCGATAAATCGTGGTGATTTATCACGTTTTATCAAAAAATAG
- a CDS encoding aminotransferase class I/II-fold pyridoxal phosphate-dependent enzyme, whose amino-acid sequence MTEIKKLINEVETTLAPYFKEIETIAYENQEKVLDAFHAVKATESDLQGTTGYGYDDLGRDHLEEIYARTFKAEDAIVRPQIISGTHAITIALQSTLKYGDELLYITGDPYDTLLEVIGINGNGIESLQEHGVSYNKVDLNKGTIDVDRVLRSINDKTKMIAIQRSKGYDQRPSIGLNEIEAAIEKIKTHYPNIIIFVDNCYGEFVERREPIECGADLIAGSLIKNPGGGLAKIGGYIAGKASLIERCGYRLTAPGIGKEAGASLNSLQEMYQGFFLAPHVVSQSLKGALFTSLLLEKMNMRTNPKYDAPRTDLIQTVEFDTKEQMIQFCQSIQHASPINAHFSPEPAYMPGYEDDVIMAAGTFVQGSSIELSADGPIRPPYEAYVQGGLTYEHVKLAVSRAAERLQKEQLI is encoded by the coding sequence ATGACTGAAATAAAGAAGTTAATAAATGAAGTTGAAACAACATTAGCACCGTATTTTAAAGAGATAGAAACAATCGCATATGAAAATCAAGAAAAGGTCTTAGATGCATTCCATGCAGTGAAAGCAACAGAAAGTGACTTACAAGGTACAACAGGTTATGGTTATGATGACCTCGGCCGTGATCATTTAGAAGAAATATATGCTCGTACTTTTAAAGCTGAAGATGCGATTGTAAGACCTCAGATTATTTCAGGCACGCATGCGATTACTATTGCTTTGCAAAGCACTTTGAAATATGGTGATGAATTATTATATATCACTGGTGATCCATATGATACTTTATTAGAAGTCATCGGTATAAATGGTAATGGTATTGAAAGTTTGCAGGAACACGGTGTGAGCTATAATAAAGTTGACTTAAACAAGGGTACCATTGATGTTGACCGTGTATTACGATCGATAAATGACAAAACTAAAATGATTGCCATACAACGATCAAAGGGCTATGATCAACGCCCATCAATAGGGTTAAATGAAATTGAAGCGGCAATAGAAAAAATCAAGACACATTACCCTAATATTATTATCTTTGTAGATAATTGTTATGGAGAATTTGTAGAACGTCGTGAACCGATTGAATGTGGAGCTGACTTAATTGCTGGTTCACTTATTAAAAATCCAGGTGGCGGGTTAGCTAAAATTGGGGGTTATATTGCCGGTAAAGCATCATTAATCGAACGTTGTGGCTATCGCCTCACAGCACCAGGTATAGGTAAAGAAGCAGGTGCTTCATTGAATTCATTACAAGAAATGTATCAAGGATTTTTCTTAGCGCCACACGTTGTAAGCCAAAGTTTGAAAGGTGCACTATTCACAAGTTTATTATTAGAGAAAATGAACATGCGAACAAACCCTAAATATGACGCACCGAGAACCGATTTAATTCAAACGGTTGAATTTGATACAAAAGAACAAATGATTCAATTTTGCCAAAGCATACAACATGCTTCACCAATTAATGCACACTTTAGCCCTGAACCTGCCTATATGCCAGGATATGAAGATGATGTCATTATGGCTGCAGGTACTTTTGTGCAAGGGTCCTCTATTGAACTTTCGGCAGACGGACCTATTCGACCACCATATGAAGCCTACGTACAAGGTGGTTTAACATATGAACACGTTAAACTTGCAGTATCTAGAGCAGCAGAAAGACTTCAAAAAGAGCAATTAATTTAA
- a CDS encoding LapA family protein: MKNENLVSTIAIIVAIIIGIILQVQFQLPLLVSAVVAVFLGIFVGFIIVMVQSIIKKKNNK, from the coding sequence ATGAAAAATGAAAATTTAGTTTCTACTATTGCAATTATAGTTGCAATTATTATTGGAATCATATTACAAGTACAGTTTCAATTACCTTTATTAGTTTCTGCTGTTGTTGCAGTTTTCTTAGGGATTTTCGTCGGTTTTATAATAGTAATGGTGCAATCGATTATAAAAAAAAAGAACAATAAATAA